The following are encoded in a window of Cucurbita pepo subsp. pepo cultivar mu-cu-16 chromosome LG12, ASM280686v2, whole genome shotgun sequence genomic DNA:
- the LOC111807209 gene encoding eukaryotic initiation factor 4A-11-like — translation MAGLAPEGSQFDSRQYDTKMNEILSAEGQEFFTSYDEVYESFDSMGLQENLLRGIYAYGFEKPSAIQQRGIVPFCKGLDVIQQAQSGTGKTATFCSGILQQLDYGLVQCQALVLAPTRELAQQIEKVMRALGDYLGVKVHACVGGTSVREDQRILQAGVHVVVGTPGRVFDMLRRQSLRPDSIKMFVLDEADEMLSRGFKDQIYDIFQLLPSKIQVGVFSATMPPEALEITRKFMNKPVRILVKRDELTLEGIKQFYVNVDKEDWKLETLCDLYETLAITQSVIFVNTRRKVDWLTDKMRSRDHTVSATHGDMDQNTRDIIMREFRSGSSRVLITTDLLARGIDVQQVSLVINYDLPTQPENYLHRIGRSGRFGRKGVAINFVTSDDERMLFDIQKFYNVVVEELPANVADLL, via the exons ATGGCAGGTTTGGCTCCAGAAGGATCCCAGTTTGATTCTCGCCAatatgatactaaaatgaaTGAGAT TCTTTCGGCAGAAGGCCAGGAATTTTTTACCTCATATGATGAAGTTTATGAAAGTTTTGATTCGATGGGGCTGCAAGAAAACCTCCTTAGAGGCATTTATGCCTATG GTTTCGAGAAGCCATCTGCAATTCAGCAAAGAGGTATTGTTCCCTTCTGCAAAGGCCTTGATGTGATTCAGCAGGCTCAGTCTGGAACTGGGAAGACTGCAACCTTTTGCTCTGGAATATTGCAGCAACTTGATTATGGTCTAGTCCAGTGCCAGGCTTTAGTTTTGGCTCCGACTAGGGAGCTTGCTCAACAAATTGAGAAGGTTATGAGAGCTCTTGGAGATTATCTTGGTGTTAAGGTACATGCTTGTGTGGGAGGGACAAGCGTCCGTGAGGATCAACGCATTCTTCAAGCTGGTGTTCACGTCGTAGTTGGAACACCTGGTCGTGTGTTTGACATGTTAAGGAGGCAATCTCTTCGTCCGGATTCTATTAAGATGTTTGTATTGGATGAAGCTGATGAAATGCTTTCTCGAGGTTTCAAAGATCAG ATTTATGACATTTTCCAGCTGTTGCCATCAAAAATTCAAGTTGGGGTGTTCTCAGCCACAATGCCACCCGAAGCTTTGGAGATCACTAGGAAATTCATGAACAAGCCTGTCAGGATCTTGGTAAAGCGTGATGAGCTTACTTTGGAGGGTATCAAACAATTTTACGTAAATGTTGACAAGGAAGATTGGAAACTTGAAACGTTATGTGATCTCTACGAGACTCTGGCTATCACTCAAAGTGTCATCTTTGTTAACACACGTCGCAAGGTCGATTGGCTTACAGACAAGATGAGAAGCCGAGACCATACCGTATCGGCCACCCACGGTGACATGGACCAGAACACTCGAGATATAATCATGCGTGAATTTCGGTCTGGCTCGTCTCGTGTTCTTATCACAACTGACTTGTTAGCTCGAGGTATTGATGTTCAGCAAGTCTCCCttgttataaattatgatttgCCAACCCAACCAGAGAATTATCTTCATCGAATTGGTCGAAGTGGGCGTTTCGGAAGAAAAGGTGTGGCCATTAATTTTGTTACAAGCGATGATGAGAGAATGCTTTTTGATATTCAGAAGTTCTATAATGTGGTCGTTGAGGAGCTGCCAGCCAATGTTGCTGATCTCCTATGA
- the LOC111807334 gene encoding uncharacterized protein LOC111807334, with translation MEDFRSKSCREGRMQIESYTENKAAPTNMQDLRSYSVSYAGSVQNQSNKEVKMKKGKSNIGSSSKSWSFKDPELQRKTRVAGYKVYAVEGKMKGSLRKSFRWIKNTYTQVVYGWR, from the coding sequence ATGGAGGATTTCAGATCCAAATCCTGCAGAGAAGGCAGAATGCAGATTGAAAGCTACACAGAGAACAAGGCTGCCCCAACAAATATGCAAGATCTGAGGTCTTACAGTGTCAGCTATGCAGGTTCTGTGCAAAATCAATCGAACAAAGAGGTAAAGATGAAGAAAGGCAAAAGCAATATTGGGTCTTCTTCTAAAAGCTGGAGTTTCAAGGACCCAGAATTGCAGAGGAAAACGAGGGTCGCTGGATATAAGGTTTATGCAGTGGAAGGGAAGATGAAAGGGTCTCTGAGAAAGAGTTTCAGATGGATCAAGAACACATACACTCAAGTGGTGTACGGATGGAGGTGA
- the LOC111806784 gene encoding probable phospholipid-transporting ATPase 4 — protein MKIESMRRGRIRERIRRSHLYTFGCLRADSAREADDSNPLTGPGFSRTVCCNQPHLHERNPLRYCTNYISTTKYNVLSFLPKALFEQFRRVANVYFLMAALLSLTPVAPFSAMSMIAPLVFVVGLSMAKEALEDWRRFVQDMKVNLRKVCVHKGEGVFGYRPWHKIRVGDILKVEKDQFFPADLLLLSSCYEDGICYVETMNLDGETNLKVKRSLEVTLPLDDDATFKDFTGKIYCEDPNPNLYTFVGNFEYDRQIYPLDPSQILLRDSKLRNTAYAYGVVIFTGHDSKVMQNATKSPSKRSGIERKMDKIIYILFTLLILISSFSSIGFAVKTKYEMTDWWYLRTTGDDHDPLYNPRKPTLSGLIHLITALILYGYLIPISLYVSIEIVKVLQASFINQDINMYCEETGNPARARTSNLNEELGQVDTILSDKTGTLTCNQMDFLKCSIAGTAYGVKASEVELAAARQMAYDLEEDGEYSDVYGQKNSRQPSMANSRKGSEIELETVVTSGDGKDQKSAIKYFSFEDSRLTGGNWLNEPNPDVILLFFRILGICHTAIPEQNEETGVYTYEAESPDEGAFLVAAREFGFEFCKRTQSTLVVREKYPSPTQVVEREYKILNLLDFTSKRKRMSVIIRDEFGQIILLCKGADSIIFDRLAKNGRMYEEATTRHLNEYGEAGLRTLALAYRKLEESEYNAWNNEFQKAKTSIGGDRDAMLERVSDLMERELTLVGATAVEDKLQNGVPQCIDKLAQAGLKIWVLTGDKMETAINIGYACSLLRQGMKRICISSNSDSLSQDGKEAMKAHILNQITNASQMINLENDPHAAFALIIDGKTLTYALEDDMKLHFLGLAVDCASVICCRVSPRQKALITRLVKEGTGKTTLAIGDGANDVGMIQEADIGVGISGVEGMQAVMASDFSIAQFRFLERLLVVHGHWCYKRIAQMICYFFYKNIAFGLTLFYFEAYAGFSGQSIYDDFYMLSFNVILTSLPVISLGVFEQDVSSEVCLQFPALYQQGPRNLFFDWPRIFGWMGNALYSSLVTFFLNLIIFYDQAFRSGGQTADMTTVGTTMFTCIIWAVNCQIALTMSHFTWIQHLFVWGSIAMWYLFILLYGMVLSSGNAYKIFVEALSPAPVYWIATILVTITCNLPYLAHISFQRSFHPLDHQIIQEIKYYRKDVEDSHMWTRERSKARQKTKIGFTARVEAKIRQLKGKLQKKHSSLGMPPPNASAIS, from the exons ATGAAAATCGAGTCGATGAGACGGGGAAGAATAAGGGAGAGGATCCGTCGAAGCCATCTTTATACGTTTGGTTGCCTCCGGGCAGACAGTGCACGGGAGGCTGATGATTCGAATCCTCTAACAGGACCTGGCTTCTCACGAACTGTTTGTTGTAACCAACCTCATCTCCATGAGAGGAATCCGTTGAGATACTGCACGAATTACATATCCACGACAAAGTAtaatgttctttctttcttgcctAAGGCTCTCTTTGAGCAATTCCGAAGGGTTGCCAATGTGTACTTTCTTATGGCTGCATTGTTATCGCTCACACCGGTTGCCCCATTTTCTGCCATGAGCATGATTGCACCTTTGGTATTTGTTGTTGGACTCAGTATGGCGAAAGAAGCTCTAGAGGACTGGCGTCGATTTGTGCAGGATATGAAGGTTAATCTCAGGAAAGTTTGTGTCCATAAAGGGGAAGGTGTTTTTGGTTATAGACCATGGCACAAGATTCGAGTAGGAGATATACTGAAAGTAGAGAAGGATCAATTCTTTCCAGCCGATCTGCTTCTCTTGTCATCATGCTATGAGGACGGTATATGTTACGTCGAAACAATGAATTTGGATGGCGAGACTAATCTCAAAGTAAAGAGATCTTTGGAAGTAACCTTACCGTTGGATGATGATGCAACTTTCAAAGATTTTACTGGAAAAATTTACTGTGAAGATCCCAACCCGAATCTTTACACATTTGTAGGTAACTTCGAGTATGATCGGCAGATTTATCCTCTTGATCCTAGTCAGATTCTCCttagagattcaaaattgAGGAATACAGCTTATGCCTATGGGGTGGTGATATTTACTGGACATGATAGCAAAGTCATGCAGAATGCTACAAAATCTCCTTCGAAAAGAAGTggaatagagagaaaaatggacaaaattatttacatCCTTTTTACTCTCCTTATATTGATCTCATCATTCAGCTCAATAGGTTTTGCTGTGAAAACAAAGTACGAAATGACAGATTGGTGGTATTTACGAACTACTGGCGATGATCATGATCCATTGTACAACCCTCGAAAGCCGACCTTATCAGGGCTCATACATTTAATCACAGCTCTTATACTTTATGGATATTTGATACCCATCTCGTTATATGTTTCCATCGAGATAGTTAAGGTTCTGCAAGCTTCCTTCATTAACCAAGATATTAACATGTATTGTGAAGAGACTGGCAATCCAGCTCGAGCTCGAACGTCAAACTTGAACGAGGAGTTGGGTCAGGTGGACACAATCCTATCTGACAAAACAGGCACCTTGACTTGCAATCAGATGGACTTTCTGAAATGTTCCATTGCTGGCACTGCATATGGGGTTAAAGCTAGTGAGGTTGAACTTGCAGCTGCAAGGCAGATGGCATATGATCTTGAGGAGGATGGAGAATATTCTGATGTTTATGGGCAAAAGAATAGCCGACAGCCTTCTATGGCAAATAGCAGAAAAGGGTCCGAGATTGAATTGGAGACTGTCGTTACTTCGGGTGATGGCAAGGATCAGAAGTCTGCCATAAAGTATTTTAGTTTCGAGGACAGCCGCCTAACTGGTGGAAACTGGTTGAATGAGCCCAATCCTGATGTCATTCTATTATTCTTCCGAATTTTAGGAATTTGTCACACTGCGATTCCCGAGCAGAACGAGGAGACTGGTGTTTATACATACGAGGCAGAGTCCCCCGATGAAGGCGCTTTTCTTGTTGCAGCAAGAGAatttggttttgaattttgtaagaGAACACAGTCAACCTTGGTTGTCCGTGAAAAATATCCTTCACCTACCCAAGTAGTTGAAAG GgaatacaaaattttgaatcttttggaTTTCACTagcaagagaaagagaatgtCTGTAATTATTAGGGACGAGTTCGGCCAGATAATTCTTCTCTGCAAAGGTGCTGATAG CATCATCTTCGATCGACTAGCAAAGAACGGAAGAATGTATGAGGAAGCTACCACAAGGCATTTGAATGAATATGGAGAAGCAGGGTTGCGAACTCTGGCACTTGCTTACAGGAAGCTTGAGGAGTCCGAATATAACGCTTGGAACAATGAGTTTCAAAAGGCTAAGACATCCATTGGAGGAGATAGAGATGCAATGCTTGAGCGAGTATCCGACCTCATGGAGCGAGAATTAACCCTTGTTGGTGCTACTGCAGTGGAGGATAAGTTGCAGAATGGG GTCCCCCAATGCATAGACAAACTTGCACAAGCTGGTCTTAAGATCTGGGTTCTGACAGGAGATAAGATGGAAACTGCCATCAACATAGG ATATGCGTGCAGTTTACTGCGACAGGGAATGAAGCGGATCTGCATATCGTCGAACTCGGATTCCTTATCACAGGATGGCAAAGAG GCCATGAAAGCACatattttgaatcaaatcacCAACGCCTCACAAATGATCAATCTGGAAAATGATCCACATGCTGCATTTGCTTTAATCATTGATGGGAAGACTCTAACCTATGCTCTTGAGGACGATATGAAGCTCCATTTCCTCGGGCTTGCTGTTGATTGTGCGTCGGTCATTTGCTGTCGAGTCTCCCCTAGACAGAAGGCTCTG ATAACAAGGTTAGTGAAAGAAGGTACTGGGAAAACCACTTTAGCAATTGGCGATGGTGCAAATGATGTAGGAATGATTCAAGAGGCCGATATCGGTGTCGGTATCAGTGGGGTTGAAGGTATGCAG GCTGTGATGGCTAGTGATTTCTCTATTGCTCAATTTCGATTTCTGGAAAGGCTTCTGGTAGTCCATGGCCATTGGTGCTACAAGAGGATAGCACAAATG aTATGCTACTTCTTCTACAAGAATATAGCATTTGGATTAACGCTGTTCTACTTCGAAGCATATGCTGGATTTTCTGGGCAATCAATCTATGATGATTTCTACATGTTATCATTTAATGTCATACTCACCTCATTGCCTGTAATTTCCCTTGGAGTTTTTGAGCAAGATGTTTCTTCTGAGGTCTGCCTCCAG TTCCCTGCACTGTATCAGCAAGGACCCAGAAACTTGTTCTTCGACTGGCCTCGGATTTTCGGATGGATGGGGAACGCTCTCTACTCCTCTCTAGTTACATTCTTCCTCAACCTCATCATCTTCTACGATCAGGCATTCCGCTCAGGCGGCCAAACTGCCGATATGACTACAGTGGGAACGACCATGTTTACATGCATCATATGGGCAGTAAATTGCCAGATTGCTCTCACAATGAGCCATTTCACCTGGATCCAACACCTTTTCGTGTGGGGTAGTATCGCGATGTGGTACTTGTTCATCTTACTCTATGGAATGGTTTTATCCTCTGGGAATGCCTATAAAATCTTTGTTGAAGCACTAAGTCCTGCCCCTGTTTACTGGATAGCCACCATTTTAGTAACAATTACCTGTAATCTCCCATATCTTGCCCACATATCCTTCCAGAGAAGCTTCCATCCATTGGATCATCAAATTATTCAAGAAATCAAATACTACAGAAAGGATGTTGAAGATTCACACATGTGGACCAGAGAAAGATCAAAAGCAAGGCAAAAGACAAAGATAGGATTCACAGCCAGAGTAGAAGCAAAGATCAGACAGCTGAAAGGAAAGCTGCAAAAGAAACATTCTTCCCTGGGCATGCCTCCTCCAAATGCTTCTGCTATATCATGA